CGGACGGGAGGTGGCTATGGGCAATGAACCGAAGCAGCACAACGAGCCGGACAGCGAGCAGCCCTCGCAGCGGCATGAAGAAGAAAAACCGCAAACCTGGAAACATCCGGACGACGGCACCGAGCTTTCCGAGCGGGATCAGGAATTCCCCTTGAAACCCTGATTTCAAGCACAACGCAGTACAACTGTGGGAGTGGGCTTGCCCGCGATTGCGGTGTGTCAGTCAACCCATGTGTTGGCTGATACACCGCAATCGCGGGCAAGCCCACTCCTACTTTCATAGGTGCACGGCGCTACGGGAAATTATTTGACATATTTGATTTGTGATCACATATTGGAGCCATAAGCATCACAAGACAGGTTTTCCTCATGACAGACGGTCCTTTGCTCCTGCCCACCCTGCGCCAGGTCTCCCGCGATACCCTGCAAGACCAGGTCTACCGCCAGATCCGCGAAGCGCTGATGAGCGGTCGCTTCCAGCCCGGCCAGAAACTCACCATTCGCGGCCTTGCCGAAGCCCTCGGTTCCAGCCCCATGCCAGTGCGCGAAGCGCTGCAGCGCCTCAGCGCTGAAAACGCCTTTGAAGTCACCGAAACTTCACGCCTTCGGGTCCGCCTGATGACGGTGGAGCGTTTGCGCGAAATTCGCGACGCGCGCGTCGCCCTCGAAGGGCTGCTGGCGGAAAAGGCCGTGCTGCTTCTGCAAAAAACCGACCTCGATAAAATCACCGACCTGTGTCGGCAGATGCAGCATGCCGCCGACGAAGTTGATGTGTCCCGCTATCTGTGGACCAACTTCGCCTTTCACCGGCGTATCTATGCGGTGGCGCAAGCCGAATTGACCATGGCCGCCGTGGAGAATTTCTGGCTGCACATGGGGCCGTGTTTTGCGCTGGTCGCACCGGATAAAGCCCACCTGCAACGCTCGATGGAAGCGCATACGCGCATCGTTGAAGCCCTGGCCGCCCGCGATGGCGCTGGCGCTCGCGCGGCGGTGACCGACGATATCATGCAGGCCGCCGATTCCCTGGCGCGCCTGCTCGTCAAGAACGACCGTGTGCGGTCGTCTGTTTCAGGAGGTAAACGTGCATGAGTGTCTTACAACGGCTGCAGCCTTATCCCGGCTTACGTGTGTTGATTTCCGGCGGCGCCGCAGGCATCGGCGAGGTATTGGCGGCGGCGTATCTGGAGGCCGGCGCCCAGGTGCATGTGTGTGATGTCAGCGAATCGGCTCTGGCGGCGTTTCGCGATAAATATCCAGGCAGCCTGGCCACCCGTGCCGATGTGAGCGACGCCGATCAGATCGAGGCGGTGTTCAAGCTGCAGCGCGAGCATTTCGGTGGCCTTGATGTGCTGGTCAACAACGCGGGTATCGCCGGGCCGACGGGCGGAATCGACACGATCAGCGATGCCGAATGGCAAGCCACCATCAACATCAATCTCACCGCGCAATACCGCTTTGCCCACCATGCGGTGCCGATGCTCAAGGAATCGTCCCACGCCCATTTGCTGCATATCGCCTCGGTGGCGGGGCGCCTCGGCTACGCGTGGCGCACACCCTATGCGGCGACGAAATGGGCCATCGTCGGCCTGATGAAATCCCTCGCTTCGGAGCTGGGCGAAAGCGACATCCGCGTCAACGCCTTGCTGCCCGGCATCGTCGAAGGCCCGCGCATGGACAGCGTGATCCGTGCCCGCGCCGAGCAGGTCGGCGTACCCGAAGCCCAGATGCGCCAGGAATACCTCAACAAGATTTCCCTCAAGCGCATGGTGACCGCCGAAGACGTGGCCGCCATGGCGTTGTTTCTCTGTTCGCCCGCCGCCCGCAACGTGACCGGCCAGGCGATCAGTGTCGACGGTAACGTCGAGTACCTGTAAGCCACGCAAGAACACATCGCGCTGCACCCAGGATTTTTTTCATAAGAATAAAAGTCGGAGAATCGTCATGTCCAAAAATCGACCTGTCATCATCACCTGCGCCGTGACCGGTGCCATTCACACGCCATCGATGTCGCCGCATTTGCCGATCACCGCCAAGGAAATTGCCGACGCCGCCATCGGCGCCGCCGAGGCGGGCGCGGCGATTGTTCACCTGCATGCCCGTGACCCGCTTGACGGTCGTCCCAGCCAGGACCCGGCGCTGTTCGCCGAGTTCTTGCCGCACATCAAAGCCGCCAGTGACGTGGTGATCAATATCACCACCGGCGGCGCGCCGACCATGGGCGTGGAAGAGCGCTTGCAACCGGTGATGCAGTTCAAGCCGGAACTGGCCTCACTGAACATGGGCTCGATGAACTTCGGCCTGTACGAAATGCTCAACCGCTTCACCGAATTCAAGCATGACTGGGAGCGGCCTTATCTGGAAGAAAGTGACGACCGGATCTTCCGTAACACCTTCCGCGACATCACCCACATCCTCAATTCGTGCGCTGAGAACCGCACCCGCTTTGAGATCGAGTGCTACGACATCGGCCACCTCTACACCGCCGCCCATTTCCTGGAGCGCGGCCTGCTCAAACCGCCGCTGTTCATCCAATCGGTGTTCGGCCTGCGTGGCGGTATCGGCGGGCACCCGGAAGATCTGGCACACATGCGCCGCACCGCCGACCGCCTGTTTGGTGACGATTACGTGTGGTCAATCCTCGGCGCCGGGCGTGGGCAGATTCCGTTGGCGACCATGGGCCTGTCGATGGGCAGCAATGCGCGGGTGGGCCTGGAAGATTCACTGTGGGATGGCCCGGGCAAGCTGGCGGCGTCGAATGCCGACCAGGTCCGGCGTATTCGCACAGTGATCGAAGCCCTCGGGCACCGGGTCGCGACGCCAGACGAAGCACGGGAAATCCTCGGGCTCAAGGGGCGCGACCAAGTCAATTTCTAATACCGTTTTTTAATTGAAACCAAGGCCGCGTCACGGCGCGGCCGGCATCCCGCACAACAACAATAAGGGGATAACACCATGCGTAGCGAACTACTGATGGGCGCCAAGACCACCGCAGCCCGCGAACCCCAGGCACTGAACAAGCTGATGTTCGCCAAACTGATGCCGCTGCTGATCATCGCCTACATCCTGAGTTTCCTGGACCGCACCAATATCGCTTTGGCCAAGCATCACCTGGACGTCGACCTGGGCATTTCAGCTGCGGCGTACGGCTTGGGCGCCGGGCTGTTTTTCCTGACCTATGCGCTGTCGGAAATCCCCAGCAACCTGATCATGCACAAGGTCGGCGCACGCTTCTGGATCGCCCGCATCATGGTCACCTGGGGCCTGATCTCGGCGGCGATGGCCTTCGTACAGGGCGAAACCTCGTTCTACGTGTTGCGCCTGTTGCTGGGCATCGCCGAAGCCGGCCTGTTTCCAGGAGTAATGCTGTACCTGACCTATTGGTTCAACCGCGAACAGCGGGCGCGGGCCACCGGTTATTTCCTGCTCGGCGTGTGTTTGGCCAACATCATCGGCGGGCCGCTGGGCGCAGCCTTGATGCGCATGGACGGCTTGCTCGGCTGGCACGGCTGGCAGTGGATGTTCATGCTCGAAGGCCTGCCGGCAGTGGCGTTTGCCTGGGTGGTGTGGCGCAAATTACCGGATCGCCCGAGCACGGCGCCATGGCTGTCCGCCGAAGAGGCACGTGGGATTGAACAACGCATCGCCCTGGAAACCGAAGAGGGTGCGGGCGAGGGCGGTCACGCGTTGAAAAACTGGCTGACCCCGCAAATCCTGCTGGCGATCTTTGTGTACTTCTGCCATCAGATCACGGTCTATACGGTGATCTTTTTCCTGCCCAGCATCATCAGCAAATACGGCGAGCTGAGCACCATGAACGTCGGCTTGCTGACCTCTCTGCCATGGATTGCCGCTGCATTGGGCGCCGTGCTGCTGCCGCGTTTTGCGACCACGCCAGGCCGTGCGCGGCGCCTGTTGATTACCGGGCTGCTGACCATGGCGTTGGGGCTGGGTATCGCCTCGGTGTCGGGGCCGGTGTTCAGCCTGCTGGGCTTTTGCCTGTCGGCCGTGATGTTCTTTGTGGTGCAGTCGATTGTGTTTCTGTATCCGGCTTCGCGCCTCAAGGGCGTGGCGCTGGCGGGCGGGCTGGGGTTCGTCAATGCGTGCGGGCTGTTGGGCGGGTTTGTCGGGCCATCGGTGATGGGCGCGATCGAGATGAGCACCGGCAACGCAATGAATGGCTTGAAAGTGATTGCCGTGGTGCTGGTGATCGCTGCGCTGGCGGCGCTGCGCTTGCGTCAGGGACAGGAGCAGGCGCCGGGGCCGCAGGTGGTCATGAAACCCGCGACCAAATAGAAACCGATGCGTCT
Above is a genomic segment from Pseudomonas sp. R5-89-07 containing:
- a CDS encoding GntR family transcriptional regulator produces the protein MTDGPLLLPTLRQVSRDTLQDQVYRQIREALMSGRFQPGQKLTIRGLAEALGSSPMPVREALQRLSAENAFEVTETSRLRVRLMTVERLREIRDARVALEGLLAEKAVLLLQKTDLDKITDLCRQMQHAADEVDVSRYLWTNFAFHRRIYAVAQAELTMAAVENFWLHMGPCFALVAPDKAHLQRSMEAHTRIVEALAARDGAGARAAVTDDIMQAADSLARLLVKNDRVRSSVSGGKRA
- a CDS encoding SDR family oxidoreductase, which gives rise to MSVLQRLQPYPGLRVLISGGAAGIGEVLAAAYLEAGAQVHVCDVSESALAAFRDKYPGSLATRADVSDADQIEAVFKLQREHFGGLDVLVNNAGIAGPTGGIDTISDAEWQATININLTAQYRFAHHAVPMLKESSHAHLLHIASVAGRLGYAWRTPYAATKWAIVGLMKSLASELGESDIRVNALLPGIVEGPRMDSVIRARAEQVGVPEAQMRQEYLNKISLKRMVTAEDVAAMALFLCSPAARNVTGQAISVDGNVEYL
- a CDS encoding 3-keto-5-aminohexanoate cleavage protein, coding for MSKNRPVIITCAVTGAIHTPSMSPHLPITAKEIADAAIGAAEAGAAIVHLHARDPLDGRPSQDPALFAEFLPHIKAASDVVINITTGGAPTMGVEERLQPVMQFKPELASLNMGSMNFGLYEMLNRFTEFKHDWERPYLEESDDRIFRNTFRDITHILNSCAENRTRFEIECYDIGHLYTAAHFLERGLLKPPLFIQSVFGLRGGIGGHPEDLAHMRRTADRLFGDDYVWSILGAGRGQIPLATMGLSMGSNARVGLEDSLWDGPGKLAASNADQVRRIRTVIEALGHRVATPDEAREILGLKGRDQVNF
- a CDS encoding MFS transporter, with the translated sequence MRSELLMGAKTTAAREPQALNKLMFAKLMPLLIIAYILSFLDRTNIALAKHHLDVDLGISAAAYGLGAGLFFLTYALSEIPSNLIMHKVGARFWIARIMVTWGLISAAMAFVQGETSFYVLRLLLGIAEAGLFPGVMLYLTYWFNREQRARATGYFLLGVCLANIIGGPLGAALMRMDGLLGWHGWQWMFMLEGLPAVAFAWVVWRKLPDRPSTAPWLSAEEARGIEQRIALETEEGAGEGGHALKNWLTPQILLAIFVYFCHQITVYTVIFFLPSIISKYGELSTMNVGLLTSLPWIAAALGAVLLPRFATTPGRARRLLITGLLTMALGLGIASVSGPVFSLLGFCLSAVMFFVVQSIVFLYPASRLKGVALAGGLGFVNACGLLGGFVGPSVMGAIEMSTGNAMNGLKVIAVVLVIAALAALRLRQGQEQAPGPQVVMKPATK